Proteins from one uncultured Cohaesibacter sp. genomic window:
- a CDS encoding TetR family transcriptional regulator produces MSYLPKEQRRSEIIEAAIDVIQHQGLAAATVRNVAKATDSSPGQIHHHFDSADALRAEALLCLWQRMKIEFLSQIKTTSPLETLIANLGGCAQKEVKETFAQLYKDLLEASRMSETMHAVLMQIMTNSKGKYCELLKAAQEEGELHKDADIEKLALSILALAFGFGFMKDIAFTNYEVHDIVRFQIDLVNRALR; encoded by the coding sequence ATGTCATATCTACCTAAAGAGCAAAGGCGCTCCGAGATCATCGAAGCGGCCATTGATGTTATTCAGCATCAGGGGCTGGCTGCTGCAACGGTCAGGAATGTCGCGAAAGCCACAGACTCTTCGCCCGGCCAAATTCATCATCACTTTGACTCCGCCGATGCATTGCGTGCAGAAGCGCTGCTGTGCCTGTGGCAACGTATGAAGATCGAGTTTCTTAGTCAAATCAAAACTACGTCACCACTTGAAACGCTGATCGCCAATCTGGGCGGCTGCGCGCAGAAAGAAGTCAAGGAAACCTTTGCTCAGCTTTATAAGGATTTACTGGAAGCCTCGCGCATGAGTGAGACCATGCATGCCGTTCTCATGCAGATCATGACTAATAGTAAGGGAAAATATTGTGAGTTGCTCAAAGCCGCGCAGGAAGAAGGCGAGCTTCACAAAGATGCCGATATCGAAAAGCTTGCACTATCCATTCTGGCTCTGGCCTTCGGGTTTGGCTTCATGAAAGACATCGCTTTTACGAACTACGAGGTGCATGACATCGTTCGCTTCCAGATTGATCTCGTTAACCGGGCCTTGCGCTAG
- a CDS encoding histidine phosphatase family protein: MTFPLLPQRTFCMIRHGQTTANRDAIVAGATDVPLSDLGREQASKLSSLHWLQETRLFVSPKTRAKDTCQLAFPNRTFEIHEDLRERNWGEFEGKLVSELPSRHAEPKDGDTWDELLARVHKAISECCAKAEDCLPVFVCHAGVIRAAMVLANVGNDVPTAPNAKPLFFRWTGEGHEMTDQLAGVLEF; this comes from the coding sequence ATGACATTTCCCCTTTTGCCCCAGCGCACCTTCTGCATGATCCGCCATGGCCAGACGACGGCCAACCGGGATGCCATCGTCGCCGGTGCGACCGATGTGCCCCTGTCTGATCTTGGCCGGGAACAGGCCAGCAAGCTTTCCAGCCTCCATTGGCTGCAGGAAACCCGCCTGTTTGTCAGCCCCAAGACACGGGCCAAGGATACCTGCCAGCTGGCCTTTCCAAATCGCACCTTCGAGATCCATGAGGACCTACGCGAGAGGAACTGGGGTGAATTTGAGGGCAAACTGGTCAGCGAGTTGCCCTCGCGCCATGCGGAACCGAAGGATGGCGACACATGGGATGAGCTGCTAGCACGCGTGCACAAGGCAATATCGGAATGCTGTGCCAAGGCCGAAGACTGCCTGCCGGTCTTTGTGTGCCATGCTGGCGTCATCCGTGCCGCAATGGTTCTGGCAAATGTCGGCAATGATGTGCCCACGGCCCCCAACGCAAAGCCGCTCTTCTTCCGCTGGACCGGTGAGGGGCACGAAATGACGGATCAGCTTGCAGGTGTTCTTGAATTCTGA
- a CDS encoding mannitol dehydrogenase family protein, producing the protein MTSDIFDAAKETVRRPAYDRDALKVRMCHIGFGAFHRAHQAVYTDQLIGAGGTDWAYREIELMGPTDLLDGLAERGYLYTVVENGAEEQDARIVGSVIDHRHMAQVGPEAIVEAISEDGIELVSITVTEKGYTLAANGGLDFDNPMVKADLESPHAPKTVVGTLVAGLAKRREAGKPPFTILSCDNLPSNGHMTKRAVLDFARAVDADLAAWIETEARFPSTMVDRIVPAMTEESHQILADCIGYTDPAGILCEPFRQWVIEDDFVSGRPDWDLAGATFTRNVLPYENMKLRMLNGSHSFLAYLGYLGGYETIADTMGDEAYKAAAHALMMEEQAPTLEAPQGVDLGAYADALIGRYCNPNIRHRTWQIAMDGSQKLPQRALESIAHHLKAGTPYPRLALLVAGWMIYVSGVDLEGQPIDVRDPLADKLKELAQGDCIEVIVSNLMQQSGVFPAELALSAALKVSLEEAYRAIKEKGVKEAVAALA; encoded by the coding sequence ATGACTTCCGACATTTTCGACGCAGCAAAAGAAACCGTAAGGCGCCCTGCCTATGATCGCGATGCCCTCAAGGTGCGTATGTGCCATATTGGCTTCGGGGCGTTTCATCGGGCCCATCAGGCCGTTTATACCGATCAATTGATCGGCGCAGGCGGAACAGATTGGGCCTATCGTGAAATCGAGCTTATGGGGCCGACAGACCTGCTGGATGGTCTGGCCGAGCGCGGCTATCTCTACACTGTGGTTGAAAATGGCGCCGAAGAGCAGGACGCCCGCATCGTCGGCTCAGTAATTGACCATCGCCACATGGCACAGGTGGGACCGGAAGCTATCGTGGAGGCCATTTCCGAGGATGGCATCGAACTGGTTTCCATCACCGTGACGGAAAAAGGCTACACGCTGGCGGCCAATGGCGGGCTGGATTTTGACAATCCGATGGTGAAGGCTGATCTGGAGAGCCCCCACGCTCCCAAGACGGTGGTCGGCACGCTGGTTGCCGGTCTTGCCAAGCGTCGCGAGGCGGGCAAGCCGCCTTTCACCATTCTCTCATGCGACAACCTGCCTTCCAATGGTCATATGACCAAACGCGCCGTGCTGGACTTTGCCCGCGCGGTGGATGCGGATCTGGCAGCATGGATTGAAACCGAAGCACGCTTCCCCTCCACCATGGTCGACCGCATCGTCCCGGCCATGACAGAAGAAAGCCATCAGATACTGGCCGATTGTATCGGTTATACCGATCCGGCAGGTATCCTCTGCGAGCCCTTCCGTCAGTGGGTGATCGAGGATGATTTCGTCTCGGGGCGTCCGGACTGGGATCTGGCCGGAGCCACTTTCACCCGCAATGTGTTGCCTTATGAAAATATGAAACTGCGGATGCTGAACGGCTCCCACTCCTTCCTTGCCTATCTTGGCTATCTGGGCGGGTATGAGACCATCGCCGATACCATGGGCGATGAGGCCTACAAGGCGGCGGCCCATGCCTTGATGATGGAAGAGCAGGCCCCGACGCTGGAAGCGCCGCAAGGCGTCGATCTTGGAGCCTATGCCGATGCCCTGATCGGGCGCTATTGTAATCCGAATATTCGTCACCGCACATGGCAAATCGCCATGGATGGCAGCCAGAAGCTCCCCCAGCGCGCGCTGGAATCCATTGCCCATCACCTTAAGGCTGGCACCCCCTACCCCCGGCTCGCGCTGCTGGTGGCTGGCTGGATGATCTATGTGAGCGGCGTTGATCTGGAAGGACAGCCGATCGATGTGCGTGATCCGCTCGCCGACAAGCTCAAAGAGCTAGCTCAAGGGGACTGCATTGAAGTCATCGTTTCCAATCTGATGCAGCAGTCGGGCGTCTTTCCCGCAGAGTTGGCTTTGAGTGCAGCGCTCAAGGTGTCCTTGGAAGAGGCCTATCGAGCCATCAAGGAGAAGGGCGTCAAAGAGGCCGTTGCTGCGCTCGCCTGA